Within the Fundidesulfovibrio soli genome, the region GCGGCCTTCTCGAAGAAGGTGGCGATGCGGTCCTGCCGGTCGCGCTGCACCTTTTCGGCCGCGGCCTGCTCCAGCTTCTCCAGGTGGGCGCACAGCCCGGCCAGGGCCTGGGAGAACTGCTTCTCGCTGCCGCGCTTGTAGATGAACGGCCCGCGCAGCTGGGCCTTGATGTCCGGGACGAGTTCCAGCTCGCGCAGCATGTCCGCCAGAAGGATTTCCAACTCGAACTTGGCCCTGCCCATGATCGCCGTGCTGGTGGCGTAAGCCTCGAAGGCCTTGCTTCCCGCCGCCAGGGCCTTGGTGGCCATGAACCGCCTCGCGTATCCTACAGCTCGTGCAATGTCTTCCTTGACCGACTTCGCGCTTGCCCCGCTCATGCTCAGCTCCTGCAGGAAAATAGCAATAAAATTCACTATAGGCCGGTACACCGTGCAGGGCAAGCCCGCTGGCCGCGCTTGTCATTTCCCCCGGCATTTGCCACAAACGACCGGACGGAGGCCTGCGAAGCCTCCGCCGGACGCACACTATGGCTACCCCAGGCACGCTCAACGCGTCGTTGCTCATCAGAACCTTCCTGCGCACCTACTTCGTCGGGGCGGCCTTCAACACGCGCGGGCTCCAGACCGTGGGCCTGGCCCTGGCCATGGAGCCGGGGCTCACCGCCATCTATCCCGACCCCGTGGAGCTGCGCCACGCCTGGAAGCGCTACATGAGCGTCTACAACACCCATCCGCTCTGGACGCCCTTCCTGGTGGGGGTCTTCCTGGCCCTGGAGTCGCGCATCGCGCGCAAGCAGTTTCCCGAGGCCATGCTGGAGCAGGTCAAGAGCACCGTGGTCTTCACGCTCTCGGCGGTGGGGGATTCCTTTTTCGGCAGCAGCCTGATCGGCTTCTGGGCGCTCTCCACCGCCTGCCTGCTGGCGGCGGGGCTGCCCGTGGCCGCGTTCCTGATGGCGGCGGCGCTGTTCCTGGCGCTCAACGCCTTCAAGCTGGCGACGTTCATCATGGGCTATCGACAGGGTTTCGCGGCGCTCACGCGCATCAAGAGCTGGGACCTGGTGAACTGGGCCAGGCGGCTCAAGGTGCTCAACGGGGCGCTCCTGGTGCTGCTCTGGGCCATCGTCTGGCCCAGAGAGACCGACGCCCTGGCCTGGGCGGGGGGCGTGCTCATGGTGCTGGGCCTGGCCTACGGGGCCGGACGGCTGAGGATAAACCGGGAGATTCTCGTGGGGGCGGGAATAGCCGCGGGTTTGTTTTTTTTGTGGATTCGTTTATAATGGATCGCTTTTAACCGGTGAACAACATGTCCGACACATCATCCTTTCCCGAATCCGACGCCTCCACGGACGGTTACGTGCGCATCGTCTGCGTGCTCAACGAGCAGGGCCTGCACGCCCGCCCGGCGGCCCGCCTGGCCCAGGAGGCGCAGAAGTTCTCGGCGGACATCTCCATCAAGCAGGGCAGCCAGCAGGTGGACGCCAAGTCCATCCTGGACATTCTCACCCTCGCCGCCCGCCACGGGACCAACCTGGAGCTTCGCGCCAAGGGCGACGACGCCCGGGAAGCCCTGGACTGCCTGGCGGACATGTTCAAGAAACGCTTCCAACAATAAGGCGCCCCCATGGCCCTCGCCACCCTCACGGGCATACCCATCTCCGCAGGCATCGCCATCGGCAAGGCCTTTTTCGTCAACCGCTCCCAGTTCGGGCAGGTGCCCCGGCTGGCGCTGCTCGACGAGCAGGTCGAACCCGAGGCCCAGCGCCTGCGTGACGCCTTCGAGCAGGCCAAGCGCGAGCTGGCCGCCATCCGCGAGCGCGTGCCCGCCGAACTCCAGGACCACGCCCTGATCATCGACTCCCACCTGATGATCATGAGCGACCCGAAGCTCATGGGCTCGGCGCTTACGCACCTCACGGGCCTGCGCATCAACGCCGAGTGGGCCCTGGAGAAGGCCGTGGCCGACTTGGAGGAGGCCTTCAACGCCCTGGACGACCCCTATTTCCGCGAGCGCCTGCAGGACGTCCGCCTCGTGGCCGACCGCGTGCGCGGCAGGCTCATGGGCCAGAAGGTCGACTTCAAGACCCTGGGCAGCCGCGCCGTGCTCATGGCCAACGACCTGACCCCCGCCGACACCGTGGAGCTCCAGGTGGACAAGATCATGGGCTTCGCCACCGCGCAGGGCGGCAAGACCTCCCACGCGGGCATCCTGGCCAAGTCCCTGGGCATCCCGGCTGTGGTGGGCGTGGGCGGCATGGAGGCCGCCGTGCAGGACGGCCACCTGGTGGTGGTGGACGGCCTCAAGGGCCAGGTGATCGTGGAGCCCGACGAGGAGGAGCTGGCCCGCTACGGCGACCTCAAGTACCAGTACGAGTCCTACAGGGGTTCGATCATCCGCAACTGCCACCTCCCGGGCGAGACGCTGGACGGCTACCGCATCAAGGTGAAGGCCAACATCGAGCTCTACGAGGAGGTGGCCCAGGTCATCGACAACGGGGGCGACGGCATCGGCCTGTTCCGCACTGAATACACCTACCTCAACCGCACCGCCCTGCCCGAGGAGGACGAGCTTTTCGAGCATTACCGCGACCTGGCGGACATCCTCTCACCCCAGCGGGTGACGCTGCGCACCCTGGACCTGGGCGCGGACAAGTTCATGGCCCACTTCGGCCGCCTTGAGGAGCAGAACCCGGCCATGGGGCTGCGCGCCGTGCGCTTCTGCCTGCGCAACAAGGACCTCTTCCGCACCCAGCTGCGCGCCATCCTGCGGGCCTCGGTGGTGGGCAACATCTCCATGATGTTCCCCATGATCTCCGGCCTCAAGGAGCTGCGCCAGTCCATGACGCTTCTGCGCCAGTGCCAGCAGGAGCTGCGCAGCCAGGGCCTGCCCTACGACCCGGACATGCCCGTGGGAATCATGGTGGAGCTGCCCTCCGCCGTGATGACCGCCGAGACCCTGGCCCGCGAGGTGGACTTCTTCTCCATCGGCACCAACGACCTCATCCAGTACACCCTGGGCATCGACCGCACCAACCGGCACGTGTCCTACCTGTACCAGCCCCTGCACCCGGCCGTGGTGCGCTCCATCAAGCACGTGGTGGACGCCGCCCACCAGGCCGGCATCGAATGCAACCTCTGCGGCGAGATGGCCTCCGACCCCTTCTGCATGCCCATCCTCATGGGCATGCAGATCGACGCCGTGAGCCTCAACCCCCAGACCATCCCCGGCATCAAGCACATCGTGCGCCAGACCACCATGGACGACTGCAAGAACCTGCTCAAGCAGGTGCTTGAAAGCCCCACCGTGGCCCGCACCAACCAGCTTGTGCGCGAAACCATATTCCAGAAATTCCCGGACCAGCTCTCGTTCTTCTTCTCCCTGCTGGATTCCGAGGAGGGCCCATCGCAGTGAGCGCCAAATCCGGCGAAGCCGTCAAGATCATCGCCATCAACAAGAAAGCCCGCCACTTCTACGAGCTGCTGGGCACCATGGAAGCCGGCATGGCCCTCACGGGGCCCGAGGTCAAAAGCCTGCGCGCGGGCAAGGTCAACTTCAAGGACGGATACGTGCGCTTCACGTCGTCCTTCGAGGCGTACCTGTGCGGCGTGCACATCAGCCCCTACGAAAACGCCGGGCGCGACCAGCAGGACCCGGACAGGGAGCGCAAGCTCCTGCTGCACAGCCACGAGATCAGGGCCTGGAAGGCCAAGATGGAGCAGAAAGGGCTCACCGTGGTGCCGGTGAAGCTGTACCTCAAGCGCGGCAGGATAAAGCTGGAGATCGCGCTGGCGCGCGGCAAGAACGTGCATGATAGAAGAGATGCGCTCAAGGAGCGGGATTTGGATAGAGAGGCGGCACGGGAGATGGACAGATTTTAGCCCCGCTCAATACACCCCCGGCACCAGCCGCCACGTCCGCTTGCCGTACGCCTCGTACTCCTCGCCGAAGGTCTCGGCCAGCAGCCGTTCCTCGGCCTTGATCCTGGCCAGCAGGGGGACAACGATCAGCGCCGTGAGCATTACGCCAATGCCGGAGCGGAACGTCAGCCCCCAGCCCAGCGAGTTCAGCAGCAGCCCGGCGTAGCTGGGGTGGCGGATCACACCGTAGATCCCGCCGGTCACCAGCCTGTGCCCTTGCTGGATGGCCACCAGCCCGCTGAAGCGGTCCCCCAGCACGAACACAGGCCAGAGCCTGAGCACCCCGCCCGCGCAGTAGAGCGCCAGGCCCAGCCAGCGCACTCCGTCGCCGCCCAGCGTCAGGAAATTGAGCCTGTCCGTGAGCGCGGGCAGGTAGCCGTCCAGCAGCCCCAACACCATGAAGGCCCAGAGCACCCACCTGTTGCCCTTGTCCTCCTTCACCCCCGGGCTCACATTGCCCCCGGCGAAGCATGAGGCCACGGCCAGCGACAGCGTTGCCGCCGCCAGCGCCCACATGGCCGGTTGCGCGAAGAACTCCCCGGCCCCGCCCCAGCCCAGCACGGCCAGCCAGAAATAGGCCCCCGTGAGCACGATGATGAACACGAACCGCGCGAAAGGCTTCATCACGACCTTCTCCCTCCGGGTTGGACGTCTTCTCATGCCGGACTCACCTCCGGACACTCTCCCAACCATCCATGCCGATACCTCCACCGCCTCCGCCGGGCAAGCTCCCGCCGCTCATTACGCCCCCGGCGGCCTTGACTCCCGGGATTTCTGATGTAACTGATCCTGGAAAAATACGGCGGCCGCCCTGGGGCCGCTCCAGGCGCGCGCCCTCCCCAGCCGTTCCAGGATAAATCCCCAACATCCAGAAGAGAATACAGGCCCACCGAGCATGTCCACCCTGCCCCATTCGCTCCTGCGCTCGCTGCAGGCCGTATTTCCAGGCGACGCCCTGATCCTCGGCCAGGAGGAAACCCTGACCTTCGGCAAGGACGCCAGCCGCAAGTTCGCCCAGCCCCTGGCCGTTGTGCGCCCCGAAAGCACGGAGCATTGCTCCGAGCTTTTGCGCCTCGCCCAGGAGTGGCGCATGCCCATCTACGCGCGCGGGCGGGCCACCAACGTGGTCGGCGGCTGTGTGCCCACCACCCCGGGCATCGTGGTGAGCACGGCGCGCATGGCCCGCATCCTGGACATCGACGGCGACGACTTCGTGGCCGTGTGCCAGCCCGGCGTGGTCACCGGCGACCTGCAGGAGGCCGCCAAGGCCAAAGGCCTGCTCTACGCGCCGGACCCGGCCAGCGCCCAGTTCTCCTCCATCGCGGGCAACATCGCCATGAACGCGGGCGGCCTGCGCGCCGTGAAGTATGGCTGCACGCGGGACTGGGTCCTGGGCGTGGAGGCGGTCATGCCCGGCGGCACCGTGCTTCGCCTGGGCTCGCGCTGCCACAAGGACGTTGCCGGGCTGGACCTGGCCCGCCTGTTCGTGGGCTCCGAGGGCACCCTGGGCCTCATCACCGAGGCCACGCTCAAGCTCCTGCCGCTGCCCGAATCCCAGGCCACGCTGCTGGCCGTGTTCCCGAGTGACGACCAGGCCCTGGCCGCCATGCGCGACGTGTTCCGGGCGGGCATCCTGCCCACGGCCATGGAGTTCATGTCCGGCGACGTGCTCTGGGCCCTGGGCCGCCTGGGCGCCGTGCCCTGGCCGGAGGGCTCCAAGGCGGCGCTGCTCATCTCCATCGACGGCTCGCACGAGGCCCTCAAGCACGACCTGGAGCGCGTGCGCCGCGCCGTGGAACCCAACGCGCCCTCCCTGCTGGAGCAGGCCAGCACCCCCCAGGAGGAGGACGCCCTCTGGAGCCACCGCCGCCAGGTGAACCAGGCCGTGTTCGTCTACGGGCCGGACAAGAGCTCCGACGACATCGCCGTGCCGCGCGGCCGCGTGGGCGAGACCGTGAAGCGCATCAGCGAGATAGCCAGGAAACTGGACGTGAAGATCATCACCTACGGCCACCTGGGCGACGGCAACATCCACGTCAACTACGTCTTCGACGCCGCCGACAAGGGCGAGAGCAACCGCATCAAGGACGCCAAGACCCAGGTGCTGGAGCTGACCCTGTCCCTGGGCGGCACCATCACCGGCGAGCACGGCGTGGGCCTCTCCAAGATGGGCTGGATAGCCCGCAAGGTCGGCCCCGACGCCCTGGCCGCCATGCACGCGGTCAAAGCCGCTTTGGACCCCCTGGGGATCATGAACCCGGGCAAGGGATACTAGATGAGCACCGACACCACCGCCTCCCAGGCCCCGCGCGAGCCCAAGTGCGTCTTCTGCGGGCGCTGCCTGGAAGTCTGCCCCCTCTTCGCCGCCACCGGCAAGGAAGAGTTGAGCCCCCGCGCCAAGTTCGCCCTGAACACCGCACTGGACGACCCCGACCACGACATCGCGGCCAAGGCCGCCCTGCGCCTCACCGGCAAATGCTTGAGCTGCGGCAAGTGCGAGAAGGCCTGCCCCAACAAGCTCTGCGCCCCCAAACTGGTGACGGAGATGCGCGCCGCCAACCCCAATATCCGCTCCGCGCTCTGGGGGCTGTGGGTGGGCCAGGCCAAGGTGCTCTGGCCCATGATGGCCACACTCTCGCGCTTCGCACCGCATTTCCGCTACGGCAGGCTGGAGTCCATGCTCTCGGGCCTCAAGGCCCTGGATGCCGGAAAGTCAGCCGAGCCGTGGGTCAAGGCGGTCTCTTTCCAGGCTTGCGGCCAGGGGCGCAAGGCCGTAGTGTTCCCCGGCTGCGTGGCCAGCCACGTGCGCCCGCAGTGGAACGAGACGGCCGGGAAGATGCTGCGCGGCATGGGCTTCGACCTGCTGCCCAACCCCGGCTTCACCTGCTGCGCCTGCACCCTGGGCCACGCGGGGCTCAAGGACCCGCAGCGCCAGATGCAGCTCAAGAACGTGCAGGCCTGGCGCGACGCGGGGCGGCCCGAGATCGTGGTCTTCTGCGCCACCTGCCACTGCGGCCTGAAAGGCTACGCCGACGCGGAGCTCGGCTGGGAGCTGGGCGAGCGCGAGCGCTGGGCCCAGTCGCTGACCCCGCTCTCCACCCTGGCTGGCAAGGCCGTATACGAAGTGCGGGACAACGCCCCGGCCAAGGTGCACTACCACGCGCCCTGCCACGGCGCGGGCGCAGGGCTGGACCAGAAGTTCCTGAGCGCGCTCCTGGGGGAGAGGCTCTCCACGCGCGGCAAGAAGAACCTCTGCTGCGGCTTCGGCGGATCGCTCAAGCTCTCCGCACCCGAGCTTTCCGACCAGGTGGCCAAGCGCTGCCTCGAATTCTACGCGCCCGGGCAGGGGGAGCTGATGCTCTCAGGCTGCGCCGGATGCGTGATCCAATTGCGGGCCGGAGCCCCCTCCGAAGTGAACGTGGGGCACTGGCTGGAGATTATTTCCTAGAACGGGCCCATACCGCCCGAGGGGGCCTAAGCCCCCGCCCGGCGCGCACGGCGCGCCCCGACGTCAGCAAGGAGACAGCATGTTTTCAAGCATCATCAAGATGATCGTGGGTTCCAGCAACGAACGCCACCTCAAGGGCCTGGCCCGCACCGTGGACCAGATCACCGCCATGGAACCCCAGATGCAGGCCCTGACGCAGGAGCAGATGGTCGCCCGCATCGCGGAGCTCAAGCAGGAGGCCGCAAACGGCAAGCCCCTGGACGACATGCTCCCCGAGGTGTTCGCCATGGTGCGCGAGGCGGGCAAGCGCACGCTGGACATGCGCCACTTCGACGTGCAGCTGGTAGGCGGCATGGTGCTGCACCAGGGCCGCATCGCGGAGATGAAGACCGGTGAAGGCAAGACCCTGGTGGCCACCCTGCCCGCGGTGCTGAACGCCATCTCCGGCAAGGGCGTGCACCTGATCACCGTGAACGACTACCTGGCCAAGCGCGACGCCGCCTGGATGGGCAACATCTACAACTACCTGGGCCTCACCGTGGGCACCATCGTGCACGGCCTCACCGACGAGGAGCGCCAGGCCGCCTATGGCGCCGACATCACCTACGGCACCAACAACGAGTTCGGCTTCGACTACCTGCGCGACAACATGAAGTTCTACAAGGAGCAGCTGGTCCAGCGCGAACTCAACTTCGCCATCGTGGACGAGGTGGACTCCATCCTCATCGACGAGGCGCGCACCCCGCTGATCATCTCCGGCCCGGCCGAGGAGTCCACCGCCCTGTACTCCCGCGTGAGCGCCCTCATCCCCATGCTCAAGCGCGACTTGCACTTCAGCGTGGACGAGAAAGCCAAGACCATCATGCTCTCCGACGAGGGCGTGGCCCGCTGCGAAGAGATCTTCAAGGTGGAGAACCTCTACGACCCGGCCAACATCTCGCTGCAGCACCACGTGCTCCAGGGCCTGCGCGCCCACCACCTCTACGCCCGCGACGTGGACTACATCGTCAAGGACGGCCAGGTGGTCATCGTGGACGAGTTCACCGGCCGCCTGATGCCCGGCCGCCGCTACTCCGACGGCCTGCACCAGTCCCTGGAGGCCAAGGAGGGCGTCACGGTGGAGAGCGAGAACCAGACGCTCGCCTCCATCACCTTCCAGAACTACTTCCGCATGTACAAGAAGCTGTCCGGCATGACCGGCACGGCCGACACCGAGGCGGTGGAGTTCAGGCAGATCTACAACCTCACCGTGTCCGTGATCCCCACGCACCGCCCCATGGTGCGCAAGGACCACCCGGACATGATCTACAAGACCCAGAAGGAAAAGTACGACGCCATCGTGCAGGACGTGAAGGCGCTCTACACCAAGGGCCAGCCCGTGCTGGTGGGCACCATCTCCATCGAGAAGTCGGAGATGCTCTCCCAGATGCTCAAGAAGGCCGGGGTGCCCCACGAGGTGCTCAACGCCAAGCAGCACGAGCGCGAGGCCCAGATCGTGGCCGAGGCGGGCCAGAAGGGCCGCGTGACCATCGCCACCAACATGGCCGGCCGCGGCACGGACATCAAGCTGGGCGAAGGCGTCACGGACCTGGGCGGCCTGTTCATCCTGGGCACGGAGCGCCACGAGTCCCGGCGCATCGACAACCAGCTGCGCGGCCGTTCCGGCCGCCAGGGCGACCCGGGCGAATCCCGCTTCTACCTGGCCCTCGACGACGACCTCATGCGCCTGTTCGGCTCCGACCGCCTCAAGGGCGTCATGGAGCGCCTGGGCATGGAGGAAGGCGAGGCCATCGAGAACCGCATGGTCTCCAAGGCCATCGAGAACGCCCAGAAGCGCGTGGAAGGCCACAACTTCGAGGTGCGCAAACAGCTGCTGGACTTCGACAACGTCATGAACCAGCAGCGCGAGGTCATCTACTCCCGTCGCCGCCACTACATGGCGGCCGCCTCCCCCCAGGATTCCCTGGAGGAGTTCGTGGACGACCTGCTCGACGACATCTACCAGCCCCTGACCCTCTCCAAGCAGGGGCCGGACCCCGAGTCCGTGGAGATCGCCGCCGCCCGCCTGGAGGAGACCTTCGCCCTGCGCGTGGACTTCACGCAGGGCGTCCCCACCCAGGAGGAGCTGCGCAAGGCGATCATGGACCGCTTCGAGGCCCTGCAGTCCGTCGCGCCCGAGCAGTACACCGAGATCCTGCGCTACTTCCTGCTGGAAGCCCTGGACCGCCACTGGAAGGAGCACCTGCTCAACATGGACCACCTGCGCGACGGCATCGGCCTGCGCGGCTACGGCCAGAAGGACCCCAAGCAGGAGTACAAGCGCGAGGGCTTCGAGCTGTTCCGCGGCATGCTGGACATGATCGCGGAGTCCACCGTGAAGCAGCTCTCCCGCCTGCAGATCAAGGCGGAGCTGCGCGAGGAGGAGTTCACCCACCGCGAGGTGCCCGCGGACGTCAACTATCACGGTGCGGACGACGGCACGGAGAAGAAGCCCCAGCCCAAGAAGCGCACCGCGCCCAAGGTTGGCCGCAATGATCCCTGCCCCTGCGGCAGCGGCAAGAAGCACAAGAAGTGCTGCGGGGCCAAGGGATAGCGCTCTAACGCACGCCAGATAGCAAATGAAAACGCGGCCGGAAACGGCCGCGTTTTTTTATTGCGTTCACCCCTGAAGTATTACCCGGCTGACGCGAAGCGGGAAGGGAGTGCAGAGGGCCGAAGGCCCTTTGCCCGCCGGAGGCTCTTTCAGCACCCGGGGGCGCGATAGCGGGGAGCGCGTCAGGCGGCCAACGGGCTCCGCCCTATGGAATTCCCGGATGGATTCGCGTCCGGCTTGCGGCAGTCCAGCTCCCGGATCGTAAAAGCAGGTACCCGCAAGCCATCGGTCGTAAACGGTTTCGAGAGGATGGAATCGGTCGCCAGGAATACCGGCGTGGCCGGCGCAGAACGCGCCTGGTCGTCAATCGGTCGTCCGAAAGTTACCTTCGCTGAATCGCCCCGGGGTAGCCCATCTCCGCCAGCTTCTGGCGGAACACGTCCGGGCTGCCCCTGCCCTTGGCCAGCACCCGGTACACTTCCCGGCCGTTGACCTCGGCGCGCTCGAACCCCGACTCGATGCCCGCCTTTGAGAGCCTGTCCGACAGGGTCTCGGCCTGCACCAGGTTGGGCAGCGCCGCCACCTGCAGCACGATGTCGCCCGGCCCGGCCGTCACGGTGCCGACCATGACGAACCCGGCCGATCCCGCGGCCCCCGTGGCCGCACCGGCCGCAGCGCCGCTGGCGGGCGCGGACGCGGGCATCGCCTTCGCGGCCTGCCCCGCCTGCGCAGGCATGGAGGCGGGCTGCACGGCCGCCCTGGCCTGCCCCTTCTCGGGCTCGACCAGTTGGTTCAGCGCCTGCCGGGCCGCCGATTTGGGGTCGCCCCCGGCGATGGGCAGCAAATCCGGCAACTGCACGAAGGCGTACATCAGCTCGTAGCCGCGCGCGCCCGCGCCGTCCGGCCGGATGGCCTCGCTCTCCTGCCCGCCGCACTTGATGAGGGCCAGCAGCGCCCCCTCGCGGCGCGCCCTGTTCACCAGCTCGCGCACAACCTTGAGCAGCTTGAGCCTGCAGGCGGCCTCGTCGGGAGGCGTGTCAGAGAAGTTCTCCCGGCAGACGAAGGCGGTGTAGATCTGGTCCTTGGCCAGCTTGAGTATCTTCTTCGAAACCGACGTGTAGCGGATGGTGTAGGCGGCTTCGGGGCAGTGCTTCGGGTCCGGGCAGGGGGCCTCCCAGGTGACGGAGGCCTTCTCGAAATTGTCGGCGAATTCCGCGATGACGGCGTAGTTCTCAGGCCCGGCCTTGTCGGGCAGGAGCATGAGCACCTCGGTGGCCAGCTGGACGCACTCCCCCCCGCGTCCGGGGCCGGGGTTGCGCCGCATGTCGCAGATGCCGCGCACCTGCCACTCCTGAGCCAGAGCGGGCAGGGCCGTGACGGCCAAAAGCAGCGCGGCGATAATCGGTTTCATCGCGATTCCTCCCGTGGCCGCCATACATCCAACTCTTCCCGCCCGCAAGACTCCGATTTGGCCTCCCGGCGCTTGCCAGACACCCATTCCGTGTGCATGCTCTGCGCATGACAGAAACAATGGAAATCCGTATCGAGCGTCCGGCGTTCGGCGGGGCCGGTTTGGCCCGCCAGGACGGGCGCGTCGTGTTCGTCGATGGCGGCCTGCCCGGCTCCCTTGTTGAAGCCCGCGTGGTCAAGACCGAAAAGAGCTGCCTGCACGCCGTGGCCACCCGCGTGATCGAACCCTCTCCCCACGCCGTGGAGCCCTTCTGCCCGCACTTCGGCGTCTGCGGCGGCTGCACCTGGCAGGACGCCTCCTACGAGGCCCAGCTGGCCTGGAAGCGCGAGATCGTCCAGGAGCAGCTGCGCCGCCTGGGCCGCATCGAGATCGAGGTCGAGCCCGTCATCGCCTCGCCGCTGGAGCGCCGCTACCGCAACAAGATGGAGTTCGCCTTCGCCCCCGGCCCTCGCATCGGCCTGCGCCGCCGCTTCGAGCCTGGCCGCGTGGAGGAGGTCACCCAGTGCTTCCTCATGCCCGAAACCGCCATGCGCATCCTGGCCGCCGTGCGCGAGCTGGCCGCCCGCACCACCCTGCCGCCCTTCTACTTCAAGACCGGCACGGGCGTCTGGCGGCACCTTGTGCTGCGCCGCTCCGAAAGCACGGGCAAGTGGCTGGCCATGATCATCGTCGGGCCGCGCTCCCCCGTGGGCAAGCTCCAGGGCCTGGGCAAGGAGCTCATGGACCGCTTCCCCGACGAGCTCACCGGCGTCGTGCTGGGCGTGCGCCGCGACCGGGGCGACTATGCCATCCCCGAGAGCCGCGCCTGGACCCTGGGCGACGGCTTCCTGGAGGAGGAGATGGACGGGCTGCGCTTCGGCGTAAGCGCGGAGGCATTCTTCCAGACCAACACCGGCGCCGCAGCTCTGCTCTACGCCAAGGCCGTGGAGGCCGCGCGCCTCACCGGCCAGGAGACCGTCTGGGACCTCTACAGCGGTGCGGGGGGCCTCTCCCTGTTCATGGCCCGCAAGGCCCGGGCCGTCACCGGTTTCGAGGTCAACGACGAGGCCGTGGAGGACGCCCGGGAGAACGCCTCGGCCAACGGGCTGCTCAACTGCGCCTTCGTGCCCGGCGACCTCAAGGACTCCCTGGCCCGCGAACAGGCCGCGCCGGACGTGGTCGTGCTGGACCCGCCCCGCTCGGGCCTGCACCCCGAGACCGTGGACACGCTCCTGGCCTCGGCCGCCAAGCGCATGGTCTACGTCTCCTGCAACCCTTCCACACTGGCCCGCGACCTGGCCCGCCTGGCCGGGAAGTACGCCGTGCGCCGCGTCACCCCCGTGGACCTCTTCCCGCACACCCCGCACGTGGAGTGCGTGGCGGAACTGGAAGGTATCTAAAACAGAAACGCCCCGCGACACGCGTCGCGGGGCGTCAATTCCTCCAAACGGCCGGGTTAGTCGGCAGAGGACAGATTCTCGGTCTCGCAGCCCTCCGTCTCCTCCACTTCCAGCACCTCGTCGCCCTGCCAGGGTGGGTTGGACTTGCCGGTCAGCTCCTCGATGTCCACCCGGACCACGGCGGTGACGTCCAGCACCTCGTCAGGATAATGGCCCGTGGGGCCGCTATAGTGCGACATGATGATGTCCAGCGCGGCGCGCTTGGCGTCCCTGTCCTCGATGAGGCTGGCCCGGCCCACGCCCACCACGGACTTGAAGTGCGCCGTGTACCCGCAGGACTTCAGCTGGCGGCACAGCTCGTACTCCAGCACCGCGTCGAAGCTCACCCGGTCGCAGGTGCGCAGGCAGTCGGCCTTGCGGCCCTTGAGGGAGCTGTGGAAATAGAGCACGCGGTCCTTGTAGCCGAAGCTCACGGGGATCACGTAAGGGCTGGCCCCGTCCCACAAGGCCATGTGGACGTACTCGGCGCGCTGCAGGAGCGCCTCCACCAGCTTGAAATCCTTTATCTCGCGTTCCGCCTTGCGCACTGACGACTCCTGTTGGTGATATGGTTGGTGAAAGCGGGCGATGGCTACTCGCCCCGCCGTCCTGCTTTTATGCGCCGATGTTGCCCCGATGCCTCTGGCGGCCAAAGGGCCTTCGGCCCTCTGGACTCCCTTTCGGCTTCGCGTTGCACGATGACAACTA harbors:
- a CDS encoding PTS system mannose/fructose/sorbose family transporter subunit IID, encoding MATPGTLNASLLIRTFLRTYFVGAAFNTRGLQTVGLALAMEPGLTAIYPDPVELRHAWKRYMSVYNTHPLWTPFLVGVFLALESRIARKQFPEAMLEQVKSTVVFTLSAVGDSFFGSSLIGFWALSTACLLAAGLPVAAFLMAAALFLALNAFKLATFIMGYRQGFAALTRIKSWDLVNWARRLKVLNGALLVLLWAIVWPRETDALAWAGGVLMVLGLAYGAGRLRINREILVGAGIAAGLFFLWIRL
- a CDS encoding HPr family phosphocarrier protein — translated: MSDTSSFPESDASTDGYVRIVCVLNEQGLHARPAARLAQEAQKFSADISIKQGSQQVDAKSILDILTLAARHGTNLELRAKGDDAREALDCLADMFKKRFQQ
- the ptsP gene encoding phosphoenolpyruvate--protein phosphotransferase, whose protein sequence is MALATLTGIPISAGIAIGKAFFVNRSQFGQVPRLALLDEQVEPEAQRLRDAFEQAKRELAAIRERVPAELQDHALIIDSHLMIMSDPKLMGSALTHLTGLRINAEWALEKAVADLEEAFNALDDPYFRERLQDVRLVADRVRGRLMGQKVDFKTLGSRAVLMANDLTPADTVELQVDKIMGFATAQGGKTSHAGILAKSLGIPAVVGVGGMEAAVQDGHLVVVDGLKGQVIVEPDEEELARYGDLKYQYESYRGSIIRNCHLPGETLDGYRIKVKANIELYEEVAQVIDNGGDGIGLFRTEYTYLNRTALPEEDELFEHYRDLADILSPQRVTLRTLDLGADKFMAHFGRLEEQNPAMGLRAVRFCLRNKDLFRTQLRAILRASVVGNISMMFPMISGLKELRQSMTLLRQCQQELRSQGLPYDPDMPVGIMVELPSAVMTAETLAREVDFFSIGTNDLIQYTLGIDRTNRHVSYLYQPLHPAVVRSIKHVVDAAHQAGIECNLCGEMASDPFCMPILMGMQIDAVSLNPQTIPGIKHIVRQTTMDDCKNLLKQVLESPTVARTNQLVRETIFQKFPDQLSFFFSLLDSEEGPSQ
- the smpB gene encoding SsrA-binding protein SmpB; protein product: MSAKSGEAVKIIAINKKARHFYELLGTMEAGMALTGPEVKSLRAGKVNFKDGYVRFTSSFEAYLCGVHISPYENAGRDQQDPDRERKLLLHSHEIRAWKAKMEQKGLTVVPVKLYLKRGRIKLEIALARGKNVHDRRDALKERDLDREAAREMDRF
- a CDS encoding methyltransferase family protein translates to MRRRPTRREKVVMKPFARFVFIIVLTGAYFWLAVLGWGGAGEFFAQPAMWALAAATLSLAVASCFAGGNVSPGVKEDKGNRWVLWAFMVLGLLDGYLPALTDRLNFLTLGGDGVRWLGLALYCAGGVLRLWPVFVLGDRFSGLVAIQQGHRLVTGGIYGVIRHPSYAGLLLNSLGWGLTFRSGIGVMLTALIVVPLLARIKAEERLLAETFGEEYEAYGKRTWRLVPGVY
- a CDS encoding FAD-binding oxidoreductase, which encodes MSTLPHSLLRSLQAVFPGDALILGQEETLTFGKDASRKFAQPLAVVRPESTEHCSELLRLAQEWRMPIYARGRATNVVGGCVPTTPGIVVSTARMARILDIDGDDFVAVCQPGVVTGDLQEAAKAKGLLYAPDPASAQFSSIAGNIAMNAGGLRAVKYGCTRDWVLGVEAVMPGGTVLRLGSRCHKDVAGLDLARLFVGSEGTLGLITEATLKLLPLPESQATLLAVFPSDDQALAAMRDVFRAGILPTAMEFMSGDVLWALGRLGAVPWPEGSKAALLISIDGSHEALKHDLERVRRAVEPNAPSLLEQASTPQEEDALWSHRRQVNQAVFVYGPDKSSDDIAVPRGRVGETVKRISEIARKLDVKIITYGHLGDGNIHVNYVFDAADKGESNRIKDAKTQVLELTLSLGGTITGEHGVGLSKMGWIARKVGPDALAAMHAVKAALDPLGIMNPGKGY
- a CDS encoding (Fe-S)-binding protein, with the protein product MSTDTTASQAPREPKCVFCGRCLEVCPLFAATGKEELSPRAKFALNTALDDPDHDIAAKAALRLTGKCLSCGKCEKACPNKLCAPKLVTEMRAANPNIRSALWGLWVGQAKVLWPMMATLSRFAPHFRYGRLESMLSGLKALDAGKSAEPWVKAVSFQACGQGRKAVVFPGCVASHVRPQWNETAGKMLRGMGFDLLPNPGFTCCACTLGHAGLKDPQRQMQLKNVQAWRDAGRPEIVVFCATCHCGLKGYADAELGWELGERERWAQSLTPLSTLAGKAVYEVRDNAPAKVHYHAPCHGAGAGLDQKFLSALLGERLSTRGKKNLCCGFGGSLKLSAPELSDQVAKRCLEFYAPGQGELMLSGCAGCVIQLRAGAPSEVNVGHWLEIIS